A region of the Apium graveolens cultivar Ventura chromosome 6, ASM990537v1, whole genome shotgun sequence genome:
GTATATATGCGCCCACAAATCAAAATTCATTATGTGTTAACTATGTCATTTGATAAAAAATTTGGGAAACCTAGCACAGTTCAaattcttattataagaatcgtgAAGAAAATCGATGTCGTAAAGAATGAATCATTCCATTTCAAATTGTACTGTTTACTTTATAGTTTAGGTATTTATAAATGGAATGggtcaaaaaatattttttttttaaaatgtcaTTTTATGCTTTAAATCTCATTTCATTCCGTTTCATTTCATTCGGCCCAACCAAACACAATATCAGGGGGGAAATTAATGTCTAATATTTTTCCATATTTTTTGTCAAATTTCTTTATATTTTAGTCAAACCAAATATCAAGGACATCTACATTTTTGCTAGATAATTACCAAAACACCTAACTAAGGCAACAACGTTTACGTACCAATGTAAATCACCAAAGTAACAAGGGTACTTTTGGTACTTCCGAATCATATTTGGAAACTTTTGAAACAAACATGAGTATATAAACACACAAATTTGTCGGTTATTCATATTTTTCTCTCTGGCGGATTTTCATTAACATTTTCAATCTTTGTTCCCTGAGGAGGTCTCAGATTTTCATCCCATTTTTTCCTCCTCTTGAAACTTTTTTCAATGGCGTCTGAGAGTTTTGCTgataaaaatgttatttttaagAAACTGAAGGCAAAATCATAGAATAAGTGCATATTTTTTTTACTCAATTTGTTAGATTTTTTAATCTGTGTTGTTTTTAATTTAAATTCCGGGATCTGGGTTATTGTTATTTTTTTGTGGGTTATTGTATATAGATGTGATTGAGTTTAAATTTTGGTGtagatgtgttttgattgcaatGCCAAGAATCCAACTTGGGGCCTCAGTTACTTTGTTAGGTTGGTTATTAATTTTTTTGTCCATGTTGTTTCAAGATTAGACCTTCACTTTCATTTAGAATTTTAATTAGAATTTTACTAGGCTCTGCATGCTACATTATAGATTTCGGTTTGTTATTTCAAGTAgttgtttttaatattttatattgaTGTTTTCACCATTTTCTATTAGAATTTTACTATGCTCTGCATGCTATTTGTGTATCttataaaacaaataaattaCAGTTTAAGTAGGAGTTGTTCCAGTAAGAAATTTGTAATTTTACGGGTTCAATTGCCATATTAGTTGTGTAAAGTAACAAACTCAAGTATAACATGATTAGAATAATGTCCAAGGGTTCTCTTCATTTACATTTTCTAATATTTATTTCAACTcatcattcatttattaaaaattattaattattgtataattaatatgtgcatACATATATTAATACCTAcatacatgcatacatacatatataaattaatacatgcatgcatgcatgcatacatacatacatatacacacacacacatacacacacatatacacatacatacatactcatatattcttatttgtcatcAATTTAACATCATCCTCCGACACAATGAAATGatcaaatattatattaaattatatgaaataaaaaataaaataaactatttatacaCATATGAGATTTATACTTCATTATTAATAATTATGTGACATATATCATATATTTTCACCGTCTCATAGGGGCTTAACATCATTATAGGGGTTTGTTGAGCAAATTAATTTGTATGACAAATATTCCCCtacattaatatctatataatatttaattcacctcgtcattcatttattaaaaattatcaattgttatataattaatatgtgcatatatacataaatacatacgatatatatatatatataaattaatactgggacatacacacacacacacacacgcacataCTCGTACATTCTAATTTGTCATCAATCTAACCTCGTCCTCTATCATAATGAAATGGtgaaatattatattaaattcaatgaaataaaaaataaaataaactatttatacaGATATGTATGATTTATACTTCACTATTAATCATTATATGACATATATCATATACACCTACCGTCTCATTGGTTGTTAACATCGTTGTTAGACACAgagattaaaaaaatgaattatgtTGAAGAAAAATTAAGAAAGTAGGGTAAATTTTGGAGCCATTATAAAGATAATatgttattttaaaattttaacaatTTGTTGAAACATCCCAAAATAGAAATTTATTGGGACGGAGAGTATCATATATCATTCAGTGAGTAAACTTACAGTCTCGACGTCAATTGCCCATATAGTATAATTCATCAAACGTATTTCTAACACATAAAcacattaaataattaaaaaacaaattaataattattttatatttagagTGATTGATATACATCAGGCACACATAATCAGTTGTATTAAGTTTACTTTCTTAGCATTAACATATTACAAATACCATTTAATTATGAAGTGACAAAAAAGGTATACTAACATAATTTATTACTTCCTGCGAATACACCATTGCAAACATACTCGTGCTCATATGCAGAAACAAATAAATTATTCATTCATTAGGCAACAACATAAATATATCTTCAACAATTACAGTGAAAACATTTTCAATTAGCACAATATAGAGTATGCATGTGCATTGCACGGGCTATAGAGCTAGTTGTTTATTAGTAGTATTACTAGTTTAGTTCTACAATATTCACTAGTCATTGTATTTTAGATAATTTCTAATGGATTATATGAATTTTATATTGAAATAAACTACAATGCTCAGAAATCGAATTTAAGGTTGAACTTTGGATCTAACAGAATATATAGTATATGTTTGTTTCTTAGAGAGAAAATAAAAGAGCATCATCGCCCTTCATTTTTAATGAAAGACAGATGATCAAGATTAGAATGAAGAAGTTAAACAACAATTTAGCTTAACATATGGGATTTTAAAATTTCATATAGATGTCAAGAATGaaagtgaattatatgataaatatgttgtCATGAAGATATTTTTTCTTAATATTTTAACTTGATATATTGTGTGCAGGTCAACTAATTTAGACTCATGAACTCCAAATCAGTTAAAAATGATGACCTCTTTAAGGTGCAAACAAAACTGGGAAGACTCGCGGGCTTTGTGCTAGAAAGCTTAGCTTTAAGGTAGACCTTGCTTTTCTTTTACGGCCTATCTGTAACTTGTTATCTGTAAATTCTTTCAAAATTACGTTTTGGTTTGAGTTATGAAATTTAAATTGCCTCTTTCAGTTATTGACATTCTCTCCTCGAATTTACAGCCTAATGAGAGTCTTCATGATCAGAAGCCTGAAGCAACACATGTACAAGTTTCCACATCAATAAGTAGCGCCGCAGCAGTCGGGACATCCTTTACGGCTAATTTTGAATATGGAGATAATGCCCAAGCAGCATATAAGGATTCTGGAAGGAACCAAGTTATTAGTCATGTAAACCCGCCAACATCAACAAGTTTTTTCGCATATTATGGGATGGAAAATGAATTTCATAAGAAAACTAGCTCATCATTTAAAGTTCAAGTGAGTTCTGTGATATTTGATTATTTTTTTAGTTCTCataaatttaattataaatatggtGATAATTGTTATTTATGTCTTACTGATTTAATAGCAGCAAATAAGCAAGTTACATATATCAATGTCGATCTTTAACATCAACTAATCCATTTGGTgtcaaattttaatattttgtgtgcatgttgtgtttgatgcaAATCCCTGTTTATAATTCCTACAAGgcaattaataatttaaaatatcatatatacCATGACATGAGAAGTTTGTTTTAAGTTATGACAAAAGTGAGGATGCAGAATTAGTGCATAATGTATACTGATATCACATTTTGTTTTGCACAGGTTAAGGAAACTGATGAAGCGAGGAAGAAGTTCTCAAATGCAAAATCGATTTCATCATCTCAATATTTTGGGGATCAAAATAAAGGGTTTGACAATCAAGTTTCTTGAAGAAGTTCTCTGTAAGTTTTCGTTGTTACTTGTTAATATTGAAAGCAATAAGCAATTTTACCGTTTAAAACAGTTCCTAATTGTGCTTGATTTAACATTTAACTTCCAACTTTTCTGAAATTAATATCATGTTACATGTTGGCTCGTATAATCTTTAGAGTAAGCAGGTCATCAATCAAGTCAAGCTCATATTATATCACTCCTCCCCTAATAAACGTGTATTCATTTTATGGCATGTCCATCTCATGGAATTACATATAGATTTTGTAACAGCTTATGGTGTTGTGTGACccatttttttttgtattttacaGGGTATCACAACTATTTCAAGTGTAGATCTTTTTGGTGATAAAAATGATGATTTTGGTACAGATTTTAGTGCAAGCGACCTCATTAATCAGCTGTCTTTTCAGGTACATAGTATCTCAAAGCACGTTCATACTGTAATATATATGTACTAACAATATTCAGTAGAACTTTACATGGcacaaaaaaaattgaaatctcAAAATTTTGTTATTGAATTGATTGCCACCGATCTCATTTTTTTTTCTAAGCATATCATGAAATCTCTTCCCTTAAGAATATTGCCGGAGAAATTGGGGAAAAGCTTAGCTCCCTTGTATCGTCAATATATTATGATGAATATTTAGGATATAACAACAATCTAGGAACAATGCATTTTGCATTTCATTGGTTTGAGAATTTGTCAGCAATACgagcacatatatatatataagcaagTGGGTGCGAAAAGTAAAAGGAGTAGTTCTTAATCATATTCTTTTGTAGACAAAGAGTTAAGATTTGAGTAATAATTATTGATTTTTAATATATTGGCATCACACTGCATGACTATGTTGGGTTTCAGGGCATAAAAACACAGCGGAAACAAACATTAAAACTGTAAAAAACTGAATAAAactgaaacccaccgcaggatccatgcgaaaacaCTGATTAATTCGTGGATGAGATGTTTACCTTACGAAACTTTACGATTATTGTTGTCTAATGGAGGTCCTTACTTAAAATAATGTTTAATTTACGAAGCTTTGCTTAAAATAATTATGTATCCACACGAAAACTTGAGCGgaggaggcgtgtactagcacCGAAAATCTGAACTcgttcttcttcttctctctctttcACTAGCTACGAGGATTTTGTATTTTTAATCTAACAAAAAAGGTAGTCCCCTAATTCAGCCCTAAAAGAGATTATATATGAGAGACAAAAAATGAGTTCTAACCCTAATCCAACACTAGAGTTATATTAAATCTGTATTTccaatttattgtctaattaagtctcacttaatcatccaacaactaaatttctattttaataataataaattcaaattttatttaatctactaattaagtccaacttaattaataataaataattcaaaattcatatttaattcaaattcaaatccgaatttaaattaaatatttctccaagctttctttgtgcgaccctataggttattattacgctggcaataatttaaatatctcatattaaaattataaacaatgagtgatATCTAATAATACACCATTGTTATCCAAGAAATAATAATCAAaccggtgatcgattaaacctttcatgaataatgtacaatgtaacataatccctttaaccatatattatagattaaactcgagcCATGTTATGTGTCATACTCTTCAtgatttaatccaggtttccttaatcaatgagtagactatcatttcaaatcaacatttgagcgcggcgccacgcatttcatagtctagctcacacaagaggttgttgtgcaagacatgcatgtacaataacaagactaagtcacattgaaaaccttaagatttagttgtatggtaatctaaatttgtattttgtattgtatttcttgatcTATAAtaatggttagaagattagactgtaGGATATTTTTGTGAACAAAttcaaattaaggaataaattctggaagaagatcaagccatgatcatgctcagagaaaagtgtaaaagcttggagttgaataaagctgttctttgaaaaatgttctaagtcaagacatcgacaagtcacaaattaagttatatcgataagtcattcgagaagtccagaatgacttatcgagaagtccaaaatgacttatagagaagtcttagtgatatcgacaagtcaaatgaggatgtagagaactggagatatcgacaagtcatttctgcatgtagagaactcagagatattgacaagtcaattgaagatatcgacaagtcaatttctcatatagagatctcagagatatcgacaagtcaaaatatgtatatagagatctcagatatatcgacaagtcatttctacatgtagatatCTCAGACATAACGACAAGCCATTTCACATGCaaggatctagagacctcgacaagtcaagtatacctatagaaaactcagagatctcgatagtcattatacttatcgagatgtcacttttctatataacaaactggagatctccACGTACTTCTCAAATagagaatgcagacaagttaaatattcaatattatcagtcaacaaacgatctatcAACTGGATTGAatagtctacaaagtagctgggagaatacaagatcaagggccaagattaactggataaaagatggtcacagacctacaagattctgcaaatatttgctaagctagaaatggaaatagaaaaaggttgctttagaaagtagttaAGTACATTTTAGTGaaagtcttgtaaacccgtgttgctaatttataaagcatgcactggtcccTAGTTCACATGTAACAAAAACATATCCAATTTtttttgtattctctcaagaaaaaaattgagttcttattttcttaagaaccCAAAATTTGTAGTAAGaccaacttaattaatacaaattaagtttTTTTTGGTATTTctgtaaacacaatatctctgcaaaATCTAAACTGCTCTGTTCACCTAAATCCAAATAAGTTTTAAAAGGCTAAAAATctgaaaaacacattcaccccccgtgttgcattcaatatctaacagaGGCCATTAATATCACTCCAAAATATGAGGGTTAAATtatttctagatcattcatatttctcatactaTTCATAATATACCGGAaattcacttttatcattacccggtcaaaggaaatttttaatgtaatcaaagtatattaatcatcgtatataaatataatgatttcaagtctaaggaccattacatcattattaCTGTGAGTATTACTTATGatacaacagacatgtagaatctcacattagGTCTCTCCAGTaccatgtatatttacatctgcccgtgttttcgactttagtatcactatacctatgattaATGAGATGCGATCATTAGTCAACAAGCACACTaatcttaatgcattattattgtcccatAATAATAATACTCCACTAAGGATATTTAGAAATATCGATAATATTTTCATAATCTCATTtataagtcacgtacttagagatatataattcatagcatattccaaggatatttattaatctaatatttatatcgtaataaattaagatataataaattatgaaagaataatcgatagaacataaacattaataattcaaatgtcataaacaaaatataataatgttgtctctagggcacaaacactaacagacTATTCCCCTTTACAATAACAAACATTATTTTTTTACCAAAATACATGTGTTTCTCACCATTTTCCTTGATTTTCCCCTTCATGGGATATGGTTAGAATGGAGCACGTATGCTGATAAGCCTCCAATAAACAAAAGTTTGTTCATCTCATTTGCAAACTTTTATCTCTTTTATCTCAAGCAGCTTCCTCTGCGGTTTCTCTGTGGTTTCTATTGTCATTAATCCTTGGacatttatattttaaataaactTTTCACTATATAAGAGAGAACCCTAACTTTACCGATGAAGATCGATCACTTTCTTTGGCAGAGGTTTTTACAGCTGTAACCTTGTCCGGAGAAAGattaatatataaatacatatctAGTTTTGCTAGATTAACTTCTAAACTCAATTATCTTGAATTTGTACCTCTCAAATTTGATCGGTTTGTACGAAATTCCCAATTTTTATGCTTGTTAATTTCAGGATATAATACTTCACGGTTCATGATTGCAAAAGCATATCTTAGTACTCGATTAATTGATATTAAATCTAACGCATCTAATAATCAACTATTAGTACTTCTCGATTGAATTCATGTGACTTAGTTTAATTAAATCATATTGTGTTAATTTAGTTTGTAATTCTTTTTGCATAATTTTGTTGCATCGATCTTACTTGGATATTTGATTCTGTGACAAATTTATTCAATTTAATTGAATTCGCTACATGTGGTTTCTCCCGCCTTGATATATGTGTTATAATTGATTAATCTGAATAGTTTATTAAATTATCTAAATATAGGCGTTACAATCAATTAATTCTTATAATTTATTAGATCAAAGAATGTTTCATTGATTTAATAGTATTTAGTAATTTTTGTTAGGATGTCTCTCCTATTGTAAATTTTTCTCAAAGGTCTATATTCTATTTTTTACAAGAAAATATAGTGTATTGTCAAATGTCAATTAATCAACATTAGTTTCAAAATATCTTATTTTTGTGGGTATGTATAATTTCAGCCTTAATATTGTAAAAGTATTTATAACACAAGTTTTTAAAAATatctatattttataaaaaaattgacactatttgagaatattattttttttacaatttagagattttttttaaaattgatttcAAAAAGCCATTGTAAATTATATAGACATGTTTATTTATATaagataaatatataatattttaaagaaaTGTATATATTTTACTCTATATTTATATTGCACTTTGAAATTTGACTTAAATGCTACGGAGTAAATTTTTATACCTTTTATAtgtattttttattattatattctATTCCTTTTTTTTCAATGTTCATCGTGCTTATATAAAACCCTAACAAATTTATAAACGGTGCAGATTAATTCAAGTGTACAGCTGGCAATTCACTTTTACAACTATGAAATCTTTTTTTTTTCCAAAAAAAGAAGTAAAAGAAATCTtcttataaataaatattcaCGACCCATGAATCTCCGTTAAAAAACCCGACCCATTTTCTCTACTTCACTTTTCTGTCGTCTTCATTTCCCAAATCCAAACCATATTTTACTGTGCGTGCGTGTATGTATAGTTCCTATACACACAGAAAACAAATCATAAATGGCGGCTTCATTTTCCCTCTCTTTTTTCAATTCATCAAACACCTAATTTTCCTCAATTCTCAACCCCATTTTTCCAATTTCACAAACCCTAACTAAAATCCCCAATttttaaaaccctaatttccaATTCATTTCCTCAAAATTCACCAGTTCAATGGATGGCCACTTCGAAAACAGTGATGATGATGTGACCCTTTCTCCCGATTCAGTTGATTCTGAACAGTCCTTAAGTGATGATTCACCCGAAACcctagatgatgatgatgaggaagagTTATATGAAGGTTCCGAGGTTTATGTGAATGTTAATGATATGGCTGATCCTTCCGATTCTTCTGTATGGGTTGATGCTAAATCTGATGATGATGGTAATCTTATTTGTCCTTCGCCTATTAATAGCTATTCGGTGTATTCGTATCGGCCTTGGGGTTATAAGTGGGGTGAGCCTTGGCCTGCTTTCGATACGATCAGGCCCTGGAGTTCTTTTTCTCCGGTTTGGTACGAGGAGAAGCCGTCTTCAGTGGTATGGTTTCTTGACTGTATGTGTGTGATTTTGTATGTAAATGTATAATGTGTGATGCATGTTTGCTTAGTGAGTTTATTTATGAGTATCTTTTTTGCTTTTTATGTGATTGTGTGTGTAAATTTATGATTTTTGTAGGGCGCAGGGTTGGCGAATTTGGGAAATACTTGCTTTCTTAATGCGATTGTGCAATGCTTTACGCACACTGTTTCGTTAGTTGAGGGTGTTCGAACCTATGATCATGTTGCGCCTTGTGATCGTAAGATTCTTTAAATTGGATTTGGTTGTTTTGATTTAGGAAATCaattgaatttttgaatttattattcGTTATAGGTAAATTGAAATTTTGAAATTTGTGTTGGATTGCAGTTAATATTAATGGGTTTTGTATGATCTGCGCTTTCCGTGGCCACGTTGAAATCTCCCTGGGTTCTACAGAGGGCTTTGTTTCCCCTTGGAAACTTGTTGACAACTTAAGTTGTATCCTTTTTTTAGGTTTCTGTGTAGTTTATACTTCATGCATGAATGATACTCTTACACTTGAACTTGGCAAAAAAATACTGTTGTATTTTTTAAGGTGGAAGTTATAGAATTTTAAATACATGTATATTAACATTTTCTTTTTTGACATGTTAACTAATAATAGAGAATGGATATTGTGATCCTTAATTTGATTACCATAGATTTTTCTTCTAGTTTCCAGAGATATCAGCAGGAGGATGCTCATGAATTCCTGCAGTGTTTTCTTGATAGACTCGAGAGCTCTTGTAGTGTTTCAATGTCGAAGGAGGTGATCTCGTGTGAAAAGAACGATAATTTTGTCAAACAGGTTTTTGGTGGCCGTCTTGTTAGCAAGGTAATAATTTATCAGGAATTTATAGGATTATTTAAACCACACATTCTCTGGTGTCTAAATGGTTACTTTTATTCTTATGTTTGTATGTAGAGGTAATGTTTATTTGTTGCATATAATTTCAGCTGAAGTGTTGCAATTGTGATCATGTGTCTGATACTTATGAGCCTTCCATTGATTTGAGCCTGGAGATTAAAGATGTAATCACCCTCCAGGCTGCTCTTGAATCATTTACAAAGCTGGAAAAGATAGAGGATCCTGAAACAAAGTTTACATGTGAAAACTGCAAGGAAGAAGTGTCAATTGAAAAGCAGCTTTTATTAGAGGAGACTCCTTCAGTTGCTGCTTTTCACTTGAAGAGATTTAAGAGTGATGGCTCATATGTTGAGAAAATTGACAAGTTGATTCAGTTCCCACTGGAATTGGACTTGCAGCCCTATACTAATAGCGGTCAAAACAATGATGTGAGTGTCTTCTCTCCTGCTTTAAAAATTCATATTGTCGTCAATGATATCAAATCGTCACCAGTTCATTACCTGACTACGCAGGAAATCAGTGCAGCATTCTGTATCTCTACTGTAAAATTTATTATGCTTTGATGCTGATTACTAGCACTCATAAGCAAGAAACATTCTTATCTTTGAATGAGAATGGtgtttaatattataatacattaTGTCTTGTGATAATGGGCGATCTATCCTTAAGTCTCAGTTAGTTTTTTCAATGTAATACAGTAACCTGTCTGTTTCAATGTACTATAACTATATTTCTGCTTGTTTTAATTAGATGATTAACTCTACAGGTGCATACTGTTTATCT
Encoded here:
- the LOC141664849 gene encoding putative ADP-ribosylation factor GTPase-activating protein AGD8 produces the protein MSFDKKFGKPSTVQILIIRIVKKIDVVKNESFHFKLYCLLYSLGANKTGKTRGLCARKLSFKPNESLHDQKPEATHVQVSTSISSAAAVGTSFTANFEYGDNAQAAYKDSGRNQVISHVNPPTSTSFFAYYGMENEFHKKTSSSFKVQVKETDEARKKFSNAKSISSSQYFGDQNKGFDNQGITTISSVDLFGDKNDDFGTDFSASDLINQLSFQDIILHGS
- the LOC141667854 gene encoding uncharacterized protein LOC141667854, which translates into the protein MDGHFENSDDDVTLSPDSVDSEQSLSDDSPETLDDDDEEELYEGSEVYVNVNDMADPSDSSVWVDAKSDDDGNLICPSPINSYSVYSYRPWGYKWGEPWPAFDTIRPWSSFSPVWYEEKPSSVGAGLANLGNTCFLNAIVQCFTHTVSLVEGVRTYDHVAPCDLNINGFCMICAFRGHVEISLGSTEGFVSPWKLVDNLSYFSSSFQRYQQEDAHEFLQCFLDRLESSCSVSMSKEVISCEKNDNFVKQVFGGRLVSKLKCCNCDHVSDTYEPSIDLSLEIKDVITLQAALESFTKLEKIEDPETKFTCENCKEEVSIEKQLLLEETPSVAAFHLKRFKSDGSYVEKIDKLIQFPLELDLQPYTNSGQNNDAELSYNLYAIVVHDGFFATSGHYYCFIRSSPDTWYKFDDSKVFRVQEADVLSQDAYLLFYAKQGTPWFSTYLETIKPLLNPHNSNTSPKSVLDNADTPTSYPNHATNCHHDVNGTSDAALGNILESPSRSRDDQVDIINHKDDTRKMSTTLPLGETSPIDDSVNEIQDKNVTPGVTPTLPPETSISLKDNCDGMKAFSPPVLQECSLNQDDVRSNDNPQTPPRSSSQDIYGDESGDAESYSKPNHHQLVNQVPTKKPLQKELESSETKAAERLLKTLPCARRKSLSDPMSGSLSEDSQINKRRKIMEVSPNKDDSPSTAHRKASLRSLARPLAAGCFR